In the Sorghum bicolor cultivar BTx623 chromosome 4, Sorghum_bicolor_NCBIv3, whole genome shotgun sequence genome, tgagaaaaaatgtccgtttaggaagttggggatttcgaggaatctgcggaggaataggatcagagttgttcagattgaggttgtcggttaccagattaggagcattaattgcgggaaaaggcatcattactgcagagaatttcggagcattaatagttttatactccgaaactggagggcatgtgttgacaccgtttttgagcacgtgtctaggatggcaggataaggtggcagtatgatgtttacaaagtgagttgccgatgaggatggttgccgatgagggagaagttgaacgtgactaagtctacaggcagtaatattgtgccgatggctagataagaaagtctgccgatgactatggcaaagggtctgccgatgatgcaaagagggagtccggaagctaccggtcgttatgtggaggagtttcggtttgtcacgagggatagttttgttatttccttaattatttacatcgttttgtatacggattccgtgtaatttggaattcgaattccaatcgtgtctggttgtagctctttgagcagggtataaatatagaccctagggccttgtaatgagatatctatcaatcaatcaaacacacgtttttactcatattctagcatctactttttcgacgacttcgtcatactttttcctttttactacgagttcttaggaattcgtcgacttaagctcggcgtgttctcaagttccgcgtgagtacctcttagccgtgacatccgggcgcatcgctgttgtcaggactaaagtattcgagttatcacctttgccgatagtaagatcaaatcggctggcacgccttaacgtttgaatcgggtattagccctttgtgtttgcagatcagttttgcatcaacaattatTTATGTGCGAAAACACATATTGAACATGCTTTAGAATATTCCTTCACATTCATCACttaacattcaccatatcaatcAACATACTCACTATTGCGATTAATATTCATATTCATTCAATATCCAATGATCAAAAGTTCAATAATTATTTAACAGATTATTAGACCAACATTAAGTAAAAACCTACCAGTGCGACGTAGACTAACGAATGAATATATGTTTCGATTGGGATTAGCGGTGCTAAAACTGTTTCACAGCTAAGTCAAATAATATTCTTTAGCGAGACAAAGTGTCGTTAGTGAAAATAGCTGAACTGTTAACAATATCATAGTAGTAGATCCTATGAAAAAGCTATAATGAAAATATAGTTGTGCTATTTTGATCTATTTTAGAACCCTGCTCCCTTGACTCTTCGGTCCCTTGCATTGTTCCGCATCGCCACTATAGTTCCACTACTATTATTGGAGATACACTAACAAATTCTTGAAGATACATATTGGAGAACTCAAAGGCAGCATAACTATGCCCCTAAATACACATGTTGAGGTTGGGGATGTAAAATGGAAGTACATGAGCTAAGTTGCACTTTCAACACACCATGATCTTATATCtccttttttctaaaaaaaagagaaaaaactcTCTCATCCCTCTTGGAAAAAAGGTGGTTAAAGACGAGCTAAACAAGTCATGAAGACATGCTGCTCGCTCGAAGTGGGCTTTGGTTGGTGTTGCATCCTTATCCAACGCAACAATCAGAGTGGCCTCTCGCTCTCACCCTCCACACATTGGCCGCAGCAGAAAGCAGTCGAAGACGAAAAGAGAACATCTAATTGTACTATATAAATTTGTAGGGTACACAGTTAGCAGCTGCTAGTAGAAAGCGAGCCCTTGATCCTGCAGCAAAGGGAAGCTGCTGTCGTCCCAGCCGcaggcgccgccatcgacgtcATCCACCACGTCGTCGAGGTTCCACAGGCTGCCCCACCCCCACGTGGCGCCGCCGTCGAGCTGGTGATCCCCGCTGGACCCCTCCTCGCTCGCCGACGCGCTGACGACGGAGGCGCAGCTGCCGCCGCCGGGGAggaggcaggaggaggaggtgcaggAGGCCATTGGGCAGAACTGGAACAGCAGGTCGTCCATGTCCTGCTGCAGCATCCGCAGGTCCTCCTCGTTCTGCTGCGCCAGTGAAACGGCCGCCGGCGCTGCTGCCTCCCTGTCCCTGCTGGTGtccttgtcgtcgtcgtcgtcgtcgtcgtggtgGTGATCGGGCTGTTTCTCCTTCTGCTGGTGATGATCTTGTccctgcagcagcagctggctcTGCATCTCGCGCCGCTGCTTGAGGAACCGCGCCCTGGCGCGCTCGATGTTCTTGGACGGCTTGCCCTTCTTGAAGTGCGTCCGCCAGTAGTTCTTGATCTCGTTGTCCGTCCGACCCGGCAGGCTGCGCGCGATCGTCGACCATCTGTGTATACATGATCAGAGCAGAACGTGATGAGCTAACAATTAACCTTGCAGTCAATTATACAAAGAAATTaagctgatggtgatgaccagcTACCAGCTGATCGGTGAGAAGGCCAGGATCATTACCTGTTTCCCCACAGGGCGTGGAGCTCGAGTATGACGCTCTCCTCCTGCGGCGTGATCTTGCCTCTCTTCAGGTCGGGCCTCAGGTAGTTCACCCACCGAAGTCGGCAGCTCTTGCCGCTTCGCTTCAGACCTGCATCATGCATGCCCGACCAGGGTAAGAATATATAAGACACTAGACAAAAACGACTTGACGATGCACAATAGAAATCATGAACCTTAATTAATTGACATAGCAAGTTGGCAACCGTGTGCAGGCCATCAGGAATATAAATAGAATCTAAATTCCAATGCAATTGGAGGTTTGACTGCATGAACTAGCTGAATAAGCAAATGCAACTTGCAGCTTCAGGTAGGTTGGCTATGGTGAGTTGGTAATAAAGAAAGTGATCGGAAGGAGGAAAAAAAACTAACGAGAAGAATCAGTAACAGTGTTCATTACCAGTCAGCTTGGCGACAGAGTTCCACCTCCCTTCTCCATGCTGCCTGACGTACTCGACCAGGAGCTTATCTTCCTGCGCCGTCCATGGCCCTTTCCTCCACCCTCCCTCCTCTCTCCCCCAACCAAACTGCCCTTCCATTCCTGTCAAGCTCACTCGTCCCCTCTCCTCTCTGTCGACCTCAAGTCAAGAGAGATCGAGCTCGTTAGTCTTTCAACCTCAATGATGATGTGTGCTAATCAGTCCTTAATCCTCCCGAGTTGTCTCCCCAGCGAGCGAGGTCGTAGTGAGTGAGCTAGCTAAGGTGATCGATGCTGCAACGGAGTGAGCTATTGCCACATATATATCCAGCACGGCCTTCGCTTCACCAGAGAGGCCATGTCGCTGTCAGGGGCATCCCACTGCCACTACCTCGGGAGGGCGCAGGAGTATGCCTGAAATGCCCTCCGGCGAACGGTAATTTTGGTAAGCTTGTATTGTATACGCTTCGTTTTTTTCTCGATGGATATGATGACGGATTACCGACTTACCGTAGCATTTTCCTGCCGAAAGCGCAGCCTCGCCGCCGCCTATAGCTAGCTTAGCACCTGCGttgctgtgtgtgtgtgtgtgttttttcgGTGCTGCGTGGAGTAGCCACGACAGGGACAAAGACAACCCGTGTTTCCTAGCTCGTAGCCAACGCCATCTATCTTGATCTGGTGCGGCAGCAACCGGCAAATCCTAGCTAGATCGCCACCGGTTTTTTTGGCTCGCGATTGATGGAGTCATTATGGATCGTATGAAGTGATATCGCTCTGTGAATAGGTCCGTGTGTCAAATAATCATATCATACAGTCGATCCTGGTGGTGTGTCGCTTCAGTTACTGCTGATCTAGATGCTGATGAACAGGGGAACAGAAATAGCAGCAGTACATGTGAACAGTACTTGTCCTATGAGACATCTCACGTAAACTTTACAAGGAATCAGCATAGGTCCGTACAGGAGAGCCTTAACGGAGTTGGGCGAGCAGGCAAAGTCACCCTCACCCGCATGTATGCAACACAACTGCTACATATGGTGGCATGGACCAGACAAATAAGGCCGAGCAAGCAAGCACCTTGCTCTTTGCTTGATAGCTTTGGTCCCATCTCAGGTGCTCATTGTGCTGGACTCTGAACCCCAGCACACAGTTGACCTGCATGCTTAATTAGCTCGTTTCGATATGCACGGCCGGTATCGCTCTCGTAGTTTGGCAGTTGACTTGGGCTCCCAACTTGCGTTATGGCCTACCATATACGCATATACGGAGTACATACCAGTTCGTGCTGGTCAAGGATTCAAAGCTTATGCATGTGTGTGGCTCGAGTCTAGTAGACATGAACCATGTCTGTTTTCACGTGTACGACCTTCTTCAGAATTTGATAGTCCAAATTCGAAATAACGTTCTTCTTGCAGTCATGACTAACTCCGTTTGGTTGGAAGAAATGACGTTTCGGTTTCTTTGGAAAATCGGGAGAAACGTTTCCAAACAGGATAATAGAGCTTAGAATCGGATTGGAACCGTGCCTTTCGTTAGCTCCATCTTCATCTTCCATCTTGGCGCCGGCGGTTGTGCTCGTGCGGGCCCCCTAGGACTCCTCCTAGAGGCGTGGGCGAGGCTACGAGGGAGTCCCCAATGCATGACACGGACGCAGGATGAGAGAGGCAGACGAGGGACCGCCTCCAGGGCGGCGCAGAGCCACAAACGAAGATGAAACCTAAATCCGCTAAGGGCCCATTCGGTTAGGGGTGATTTTGGATTGAAATCGTTCATGATGATGCTAGCTATAGAAATTAAAGAAGGAAGTCCGGTGGAATGCTTTCCAGGCCTTCAAAACTTGGTAACCGAACGTAGCCCAAGTCAGCCAGACAGCTACATTAAGTGATTTAATTTCTATGTGAAACATTCTTTTCAGTGAATCTAGATCCGAAACATTTCTACGAGAATCTAGATCGTTTCCAAACGCCACGCTAATGCGTACCGAGCTGTTGGAGTTCATACCTAAACAAGTTGTCCAAATAAAACCAGAGAAGGTGAATCTTAAAACTGCTCAACCGAAAGTTTCTTCGTCCACTGCAATAAAACCCCCTCCGATCCAGGCTGGTAACTAACGTGGAGGCACCGGCCGGCAAATCCAGGAGCCGATCGTAATTACACTGCTAAATAATGGTAGATAGAGTAGAAAGTTGAAGCtcacccagcagcagcagcaggaggtaCGTACGGTCGATCCCATCGAACAAGATGAGGTAAAATAATCCTAAATCTGCCCTGCGATCGCGAGGTTTAGCCGGAGCCCGGAGCGCCTGCCTAACTCGTTAAACACCTGGCCCGTCCTGGTGGCTTCAAGCCAGAGCGATTATAATTATCCAGTAGCGGCCGGGACGCGGTTCGCGGGAAGAAAAAGCGCGCCTCGTCGCCCTCGCTAATCCGCTctagcgccgccgtcgccatcgCCAAAAAGCCCCACCACCACGGCCCGCGCGCCGGCCGGCTATAGCTAGCTCCGGCTCCGATCCGGGCGGTGCACGACCACGCCCTTTTGACCGCGCCACGTCGTCGCCCCGCCGCTCGGCGGTCGCCACGTCTGGTCCTCCACGCGCCCGGCCGCACGCACGTCACCTGGTGGCTGGTCCCCCCGGCCTCCCCTGTACGGCGACTCGGGCTCGCCGTCAACACGGCTGGGAGGCCGATCGGCCTAACCCCACCTCCGCTCCGATCCGCGCGCCGCAACAGCGCAAAACGAGCTCTGACCCGGGGTCAGCTAGCCAGCCAGCGAGTCCGCGCTCCGCTGCTGCGGCCTGCGGGCACGCACACGAGAGCACGACGGCACGAGCTCGACGCGCTAGACCCATCAGTGCGGCGCGCGCTCGCTCGCTCACTCGGTTTGGGCCCGTCCGTGCGTTCGTGCCCACAACCAGACGGGACGAGGGGGGGAAGAAAGCGAGAGCGCGTGTGCGTGTGCGTGTGCGTGTGCGTGTGGGGGAGACCGCGACCGTACGTGAGTGGCCGCTGATGTCACGACGATCTGCTCTTTAACGATCGGAGGAGGGGGCTGAGGATTAGCACGGGAGGAAAAAGAGCACACGATGCAAGGGgccggacgacgacgacggacgaATCGGAGCGGTTCCCTCGGCCCTCGAGGCGCACACGCACGTCTGGGAGCAGCCAGCCGCATGTATATGTGTGTAGGGGGTTTCTGGGGTCGCGGGGGACATGATGCGAGAGGAGAAATTAGCTAAGCTCGCCGGGGCGTGAGAGCGATCCGTGAGTTTGGTGGCGTTTGCGCTAGTTGGACATGATGGGGCTAGTGACATCTGAAAACACCCCAGCTAGCACCATGGGTCGTGTTGCACGTTGGACGTGATGGCGCTCTACAGTACTGCTTCTTGTTGTTCGATCTTGTTCTACGGTAAATAGGTGCTCCAACACTCCCAAGCCCGCCAACCCCGTACGTGCATCCTAATGTGGTTCCTAGGATTGACTAAACTTCAGAAACAGTGGCGGTGCGTGAAGGGAATTCAAGAGGGGGCTACTGATAGTgttaaactttttttttataatgCGCAAATCAAGCTATCAGCTTTTTTTAGACGTGAATGAGAGAAGAGAGCTTGACTCTTATTCTAGCATCAAGTTAGATACGGAAGCATAAGTACGTGCGGCCCAAACAATAGTATATGTGAGGAGGGGTAAAAAAGAGAAAGTAAGATATAATaccacatactccctccgtctctgaaagaatcaattcctagaatccgtgtcagtcaaactttttaaagtttgactaactttatagaaaagagtaacaacatctataatataaaatacacattatatgaaaatatattctatgatgaatctaataatactaatttgatactataaatcttagcattttttctagaaatttggtcaaagtttaaaaagtttgacttaggacaactctagaaattgactctttcgtggacggagggagtaataatAGACAAATAGACCCATGACAAACAAGAGATAACTATTTTATGACTTGACCTTTATAACTTGACTTACAAGTAtttggctctattattgaccttACTTCAATTGGCGGAGTTATTGATCTCAACTCCCATGACATTTCACTCTCTATACCAAAGTTGTAAAGTAGCTCATAGCCTCAATGACATTGTCCTAGGCTATGTAGCTTCAGTGATCTTGTCTTATAGCAAGTTTAATAAACTCGGCTATAAGCCAAGTTGAGTCATCAAGAGACTAACGTATGAGACAAAATCATACAACAATCTATATTCTCCTCTTGTATCAACAGTGCTTTAGCTATAAAAAACAGCACTCCAACAAAAAAATGCAAGCAAGACATGTATTTTGGGTACGAGTCGAACCGAGATGCTTATTTACATCATCTCTCTCTCCAAGACACAAACCTCTGTCGCCCGTAGTGGTGGTCCCTAGGAGGCGTCGGGATGGAGCAGCCAGCACTTCCAGGCAGGACATCCGCGGGGTGTGGCTAGCTCGGCGAGGTGAGAGCTCACCGTGGGAGCACCTCTGAAGCCGCCGAGTTGCCTCGCCGGATCTGGGACCGCTCCCCCGTCGCCGATTTCGACCACCTAGCATGCGGTGGTCGAGGCAATGATGACGTCAACGAGCTCGCAGTCGGTAGGCAGGGCCATAGAGCTTCGGGTCAtcgttgccttttcttcctcgaAACCGCATGGAAGGGCTGCCGGAGTTGAGCGCCGCAGATGCCGAGCCGCCAGGGCTGCACCACTGAGGCGAGGCTGAGCTTGCGCGTCCATCGAGCTCCACGGCGGCGATGAAGCTCTGCGCGGAGATGGAGATGCGCCGCTATGCCCTCGCTTCATCACGGAGGCTTGGCTGCTCGGCAGGTTATTTGGGTCGGCTGTTGGAAACCGAAAGGTTTGGGTGCGTGACCTTTTTTTCCCTACGAGACCCAAACGAACGAATATCTCTCGTATTTGGACGAGTGTTGGAGACAGTCTTAGGTTGTGTAACTTCAATGATCTTGTCCTAGGCTGTGTGAAAGCTAGCACGCATGGCCTTATGACATAGCTGAGTTATGAGGCCCCTACTAGTTGTAGGTTGCAGCTACGAACCAGTACTCCTctattaaaaaaaaatcttagccacattcatatatatatattccccTCCCAGAATAAGGGTTgttcttatttttttagaatCAAATATTTTCAACTTTAaccaaatatataaaatattaatatctaATAAATAATTAGTATCAATATACAGATTAGGCTAGGCATGACCCACTACGACCTAGACATGGCTCCGCTGCTGTTTAGCGAGGACCGAGGAGGCTAATTCGACCTCATCAAATCAAACGAAGAAAGATCATGGTGGTGGACGGGTGGTACTTCAATCGAACGTTTAACGACTACTCTTATATTTCCTCCAAGACCATTTGAAGAAAATACAAAAAACGAAAGATCTGGTAAGGATGACTTATATTAATAAAGAGAGCAGAAGAGGTACAGTACGAAAGAATTACCGATCAAGATGATAAATCTAAGGGATTACTAACAAGTCACGATTATAGAAACAACAAAgggaaacaaaaagaaaaattaaACTACGTAGTACATCTCTATTCGCTCCTCTTCTCTCCGTCTTTCTCTCTAGCTAGTATATCAGTTGCTCTCTCCGATGAGCCATTTCACACACTGGCTAGAGCTTGCCACAGTCACATATGAGGGTGCGTCCCCTTGTACAGATTGAGATACCAGGAGCGTACTCTAGCGGTGGGCCCATGGCGATCAGGGTTGGAGACAAGCATTCTGCAGGGCTTAAGGTCAACAAGGgtagaaaaaatatttcccCCACGTTTTCATAATGGTACTAGACAAAATTTCAAGTTGCATCAACATATATATCATGGTTCTCCGATGGTCCTGAGCAAAGTTTTCCATTAATTAAGTACTGGAATGGACATCATGGTTAGCCTTGTGCTCCATGTTTTAGTCGCAAACTTACTGAAGTACGATAGACAAGTAACTAAAAAAGTCGTTTTCAACACAGTTGGGACGACCCAAAGAACTTATCACAACTTCGAAACGTGGCAATTGAAACTATGGAAAGAAGGTAATTAAAGAAGCAAGTGGCCCACATGTATAACCAAACATTGATCGTGAACGTGCACGTGCGTTGCCCTTTTGTAATGACATGAAAAAGGAAATTAAAGTAAGTTTTTCTCAAGGAGGATAGGAAGGAAACGAAATTAGCTGTCAGCAGTAATTAACTTGTGTGCTGTGTGGTTGTGTCACACGTGTGAGTTGTGACACTGTTGATGCAATAGCTAAAAAGACTTTGGGGGTAGACTCCAGACCACAAGTCACGCACATTTGCCCGTAGCATATATAGACACTATAGGGTGCAAGCATGTTTGACAAAATGAAACAGAGCGAAAAGGGACATGCGATGCAATCCACCAGTTGACGCCTCAGGACCGACAAGCAGAGACTTTCTCATCTCAGATCAGAGAGAAAGAGATAGACCAATAAATTAAAGGTTCATCAATAATATCTTCCATGGAAGGCACGGTGATTTCAGAGGAAGAAGCACACATGGGAAGACTGCCAATGCACATAGTCGCGGTTAAATACGTGTTGATGCCATGAATCAACGTACTACGATCCGTATATAAAGTTACGTTGGACGGAAATCATCGTACGCGGTTATCGGCAATATATATAAATCCTTTTAGTAGGCTGCCAAACCAGGGTTAGCCTATACAATATTAGTTTGATGATGTTGGTGGCAGTACGCCGTATACGGCCATATAGTCAAATGTGATCTGATCTGGGATCTCCTCACACGGTTTGAACAGTAATTAGAGGGATCAGAGCACATCTAATGTTTCGTTATTGGCCAATCGCTGGGGTACACACATTGCTTTTGTGGAAAACGGTACGTGAAGCAGTGAAGCTTTTTGGACCGCCGCCGGCCGTCGACTTGGAATGGAAGGATAGTACCCCAGTTGTTAATATAACACGTGTGTTGTTGCGCCCGGGGACAGAGGATATTTTTTTTCCCAGCAACGTACGTGGAATCGTTTTGTCCCGGCGACCGGCGCGGCGATGCCCTGCTCCTGCTCCCCCGCGCACCCACCTGCCCTGCCCGGCGGTACGGTCCCCCCCGCCACACGGCCGTACGACG is a window encoding:
- the LOC8071730 gene encoding transcription factor MYB51 — translated: MEGQFGWGREEGGWRKGPWTAQEDKLLVEYVRQHGEGRWNSVAKLTGLKRSGKSCRLRWVNYLRPDLKRGKITPQEESVILELHALWGNRWSTIARSLPGRTDNEIKNYWRTHFKKGKPSKNIERARARFLKQRREMQSQLLLQGQDHHQQKEKQPDHHHDDDDDDDKDTSRDREAAAPAAVSLAQQNEEDLRMLQQDMDDLLFQFCPMASCTSSSCLLPGGGSCASVVSASASEEGSSGDHQLDGGATWGWGSLWNLDDVVDDVDGGACGWDDSSFPLLQDQGLAFY